One window of Microcoleus vaginatus PCC 9802 genomic DNA carries:
- a CDS encoding 2,3-bisphosphoglycerate-independent phosphoglycerate mutase, giving the protein MAQASVSPVVLIILDGWGYREEKDGNAIAAAKTPVMDSLWAAYPKTLIHTSGRAVGLPDGQMGNSEVGHLNLGAGRVVPQELVRISDAVEDGSLLNNRALVELCKKVRATGGKLHLTGLCSEGGVHSHLSHIKGLLLLAKAQGISEVCIHAITDGRDTTPKEGVEALGKIESYIAEVGVGRIATLSGRYYAMDRDKRWDRVQRAYEVMTTEGAPDGRSAVDVLQGSYAEGVTDEFAVPTRISPGAVASGDGVIFFNFRPDRARELTQAFVAPDFKGFERKLIERLAFATFTQYDPKLSVMVAFEPQNLNNILGEVISSHGLQQLRTAETEKYAHVTYFFNGGLEEPFIGEHRELVQSPMVGTYDEAPQMSADLVTDGVVTALEKGIYSFMVINYANPDMVGHTGMMDATIIACETVDKCLGRLLSAISKAGGTAIIIADHGNAEQMFDDDGNPWTAHTTNPVPFILVEGEGRKIPGHGTDVPLRTDGCLADIAPTILELLRLPQPPEMTGRSMIRSAEFEVRANRTPVRVRL; this is encoded by the coding sequence ATGGCACAAGCGTCTGTATCTCCTGTAGTGCTGATTATTCTAGACGGCTGGGGTTATCGTGAAGAAAAAGACGGAAATGCGATCGCCGCGGCAAAAACACCCGTGATGGACAGTCTCTGGGCCGCTTATCCCAAAACTCTGATTCACACATCGGGTCGGGCGGTAGGGCTGCCAGACGGGCAAATGGGTAACTCAGAGGTTGGTCACTTGAATCTGGGCGCGGGCCGCGTGGTTCCTCAAGAGTTGGTGCGGATCTCGGATGCAGTGGAAGATGGTTCTTTGCTCAACAACCGGGCGCTGGTTGAGCTTTGCAAGAAAGTCCGCGCCACGGGCGGCAAATTGCACCTGACTGGTCTTTGTTCTGAAGGTGGGGTTCATTCCCATCTCAGTCATATTAAGGGTTTGCTGCTATTAGCAAAAGCACAAGGAATTTCTGAGGTTTGCATTCACGCGATTACAGACGGTCGTGATACTACTCCGAAAGAGGGTGTCGAAGCTCTAGGCAAGATTGAAAGTTATATCGCAGAGGTAGGGGTCGGTCGGATTGCGACCCTCAGCGGTCGCTACTACGCGATGGACAGGGACAAGCGCTGGGATCGGGTGCAGCGCGCTTACGAGGTGATGACGACTGAGGGCGCGCCTGACGGTCGATCGGCTGTGGATGTGTTGCAGGGCTCCTATGCTGAAGGAGTGACGGACGAGTTTGCTGTTCCGACTCGGATTTCTCCGGGGGCGGTGGCATCCGGGGATGGGGTAATTTTCTTTAATTTTCGCCCGGACAGGGCGAGAGAATTGACTCAGGCTTTTGTGGCACCGGATTTTAAGGGGTTTGAACGGAAGTTAATTGAGCGCCTGGCGTTTGCGACTTTTACTCAGTACGATCCGAAACTCTCGGTAATGGTGGCTTTTGAACCGCAAAATTTGAACAATATTCTGGGCGAGGTGATTTCTAGCCATGGTTTGCAGCAGTTGCGGACAGCGGAAACTGAAAAGTACGCTCATGTGACTTATTTTTTTAATGGGGGTCTGGAAGAGCCTTTTATCGGGGAACACCGGGAGTTGGTGCAGAGTCCGATGGTGGGGACTTACGATGAGGCGCCCCAGATGTCGGCGGATCTGGTGACGGATGGAGTGGTGACGGCTTTGGAAAAAGGCATCTATTCGTTTATGGTGATTAACTACGCTAACCCGGATATGGTTGGTCATACGGGGATGATGGATGCGACGATAATTGCGTGCGAAACTGTGGATAAATGTTTGGGGCGGCTGTTGAGCGCCATTAGTAAAGCTGGGGGAACGGCAATTATTATTGCTGACCACGGAAATGCTGAGCAAATGTTTGACGATGACGGGAATCCCTGGACGGCTCACACTACTAACCCGGTGCCGTTTATTCTGGTAGAAGGTGAAGGTCGGAAGATTCCGGGTCACGGAACGGATGTTCCTCTGAGGACGGATGGTTGTTTGGCGGATATTGCGCCCACGATTCTGGAGCTGTTGAGGTTGCCTCAGCCCCCGGAGATGACGGGACGATCGATGATTCGATCGGCTGAGTTTGAAGTTCGCGCCAATCGCACTCCGGTGCGAGTCCGATTGTAG
- the secG gene encoding preprotein translocase subunit SecG: MNIISVLQVIWSLSALGLVIFVLLHSPKGDGIGGIGGQAQLFTSAKSAETSLNRITWGLSIVFMGLTVILSAGWLAPKL; this comes from the coding sequence ATGAATATTATTTCTGTGTTACAAGTTATCTGGTCTTTGTCTGCTTTAGGACTTGTAATTTTTGTGTTGCTGCACAGTCCTAAAGGCGATGGTATTGGAGGGATTGGCGGACAAGCTCAATTGTTTACCAGCGCCAAGAGTGCAGAAACGAGTCTGAACCGGATTACTTGGGGTCTGTCTATTGTTTTTATGGGTTTGACTGTGATTTTGAGTGCTGGTTGGTTGGCGCCTAAGTTATAA